The Microterricola viridarii nucleotide sequence AGATGACCCCGTCGCGGGCGAAGCGGGTGCCGTCGTAGGCCTCCAGGGCGTTGCTGCCGCGGCTGAGGGACCCGCCGTGGATCCAGACGATGACCGGTGCGAGGGCGGCGTCGCGCCGCTCCGGCGCCCAGATGGCCAGGTTCAGGATCTCCTCGCCCGGCACGCTCACACTGCCGAGGAACCGCTCCATGCCGCCCCCGTAGGGCAGCTGCGGCGCCGTCGCCCCCGGTGTGGTGCAGTCCCGCTCGCCGGGCCAGGAGGGGACGGGCTGCGGCGGCCGGAAGCGCAGGGCGCCGAACGGCGCTGCCGCGTACGGCACGCCGAGGAAGCGGCGCACCCCGCCTGCCAGGCTGCCCCGAATGCGGCCGGACTCCGTGTCCACGCCGACGTCTGAGGCCTCGCTGCCCCGGGGGACGTCGGTGCTCTCTGGGTCGTCGGTGCTCTCTGGGACCTCTGTGCTCTCTGGCATCTCGCTCCTTCGCGATCCGGTGGGATCACTCTGTCACAGGACGGCGTGAGAGCGGGCGACCTCAGCGCGCGGCGAGCTCGTCTGCGGCCGGCTCAGCCGGGGCCGCTGCGGCCGAGCTCCGGCGCTTGGCGAGAGTCGCGCGGGCCGCCTTGCCGAGCTCGAGCAGGATCGGGATGCCGGAGATCAGGATGATCCCGATGATGAAGAACTCGGAGTAGCGGGCCACGAACTCGATCTGGCCGAGGAAGAAGCCGACCAGGGTGAGGCCGACGCCCCAGAGGAACGCGCCGATCAGGTTGAAGGTGATGAAGGTGCGGTAGGGCATCCGGCCCACGCCGGCCGCGACGGGCACGAAGGCGCGGAACACGGGCAGGAAGCGGGCCAGGATGATGGCCTTGCCGCCGTGCTTGTCGAAGAACGCGTTCGTGCGCTCGACGTTGGCCGGGTTGAAGAACCGGCTCTGCTCGCGCTTGAAGATGGCCGGGCCGGCCTTGCGCCCGAGGTAGTAGGCCAGCTGGTCGCCCGCGAATGCGGCGACGAAGATGACGGATGCCGTCACCCAGATGGGGAACTGGACGAAGCCGGTCGCGGTCAGCAGGCCGACGGTGAAGAGCAACGAGTCGCCGGGGAGGAAGGAGAGCACGATGAGTCCGGTCTCGGCGAACACGACGGCGGCAACACCCAGCAGGATGAAGGGGCCGAACCAGTGGACGAGCCAATCGGCGTCGAGGAAGTCGATTCCGAGGAGGGTGGGCTGCATGGAGGGGCTGTTCCTTTCGGGTGGGCGCGAGTGCGCGGTCCGCCGATCGACGCTAGCAGAGGGCGTCTGTGCAAACAGTGGGCGGCAGCGGAGGACTCGGCGCCGAATGCGGGGGTCACAGCGCGATACGCGTAAACTCGATGGGTACCGCCGATGTGAGGCGGTCGCTTCTGAAAGGCGGTAGGGCGTGAGCCTTCTCGAGACGATCAAGGGTCCGCGAGACCTCGACGCACTCTCGAAAGACCAGCTCGTGCAACTCGCCGCAGAGGTGCGGGAGTTCTTGGTGCAGAACGTCGCCAAGACGGGCGGGCACCTGGGACCCAACCTGGGCGTCGTCGAGATGACGATCGCGATGCACCGCGTCTTCGACTCCCCGCGCGACGCCATGGTCTTCGACACCGGCCACCAGTCCTACGTGCACAAGCTGCTCACCGGCAGGCAGGACTTCAGCACGCTGCGCCAGCGCGGCGGCCTGGCCGGCTACCCGCAGCGCTCGGAGTCCGAGCACGACATCGTCGAGAGCTCGCACGCCTCCAGCTCGCTGAGCTGGGCCGACGGCATCTCGCGCGCGTTCAGCATGACCGGGCAGAACGACCGGCACGTCATCGCCGTCGTCGGCGACGGCGCGCTCACCGGCGGCATGACCTGGGAAGCCCTCAACAACATCACAGACGACAACGCCCGTCGCCTGATCATCATCGTCAATGACAACGGCCGCTCCTACGCCCCGACCATCGGCGGCATGGCCCGCTTCCTCAACACCGTGCGCACCCGCAAGAGCTACCGCGAGCTGTACATGTCCAGCCGCAAGGCCTTCGACAAGATGGGCGGCCCCGGCCGCGCCGTCTACCGCGGCGTGCGCGGCGGCCTGCACGGCTTCCTCAGCCGCTTCTCCAACAACGAGGCGCTCTACTCCAACCTCGACATCAAGTACATCGGGCCGGTGCACGGCCACGACCTGGTGGCGATGGAGGAGGCGCTGCGCCAGGCCAAGGGCTACGGCGCACCGGTGATCGTGCACACGATCACCGACAAGGGCCGCGGCTACGAGCCCGCCCGCCAGGACGCCGCCGACCAGTTCCACGCGGTCGGCCAGATCGACCCGGAGACGGGGGAGTCGCTGGACTCCTCCTCCGTGGCCTCCTGGACCTCGGTCTTCGCCGACGAGATGGTGCGGCTCGCCGCCGTCAACGAGCGGCTCGTCGGCATCACCGCCGCCATGCTGCGCCCGACCGGCCTGCACCGCATGGCCGAGCGCTTCCCCGAGCGGGTGCTGGATGTCGGCATCGCCGAGCAGCACGCCGCGACCTCCGCCGCCGGCCTGGCGTTCGGCGGCATGCACCCCGTCGTCGCCGTCTACGCCACCTTCATCAACCGGGCATTCGACCAGGTGCTGATGGATGTCGCGCTGCACAAGGCCGGCGTCACCTTCGTGCTGGACCGGGCCGGTGTCACCGGGCCGGACGGCCCCAGCCACCACGGCATGTGGGACCTCGCCATCCTGCAGGTCGTCCCCGGCATCCGCCTGGCCGCCCCGCGCGACGCGACCCGCCTGCGCGAGGAGCTCGCCGAGGCCGTGGCCGTCGACGACGGCCCGACCGTGCTGCGCTTCCCGAAGGGCAGCGTCGGCGTCGAGTTCGAGGCCGAGCGGCGCACAGAGGACGGCGTGGACGTGCTGCGCGAGTCGGCCACCAGCGATGTGCTCCTCGTCGCCGTCGGCCCGATGGCCAGCGTGGCACTCGAGGTCGCCGATCTGCTCGCCGAGCAGGGCATCGGCGCGACCGTCATCGACCCGCGCTGGGTCGTCCCCGTGCCGCGGAGCGTGATCGAGCTCTCCCGCGGGCACCGACTCGTGGTGAGCATCGAGGACGGCATCAAGGTGGGCGGCATCGGCACCCGCATCCGGCAGGACCTGCGCGGCGCCGGCGTCGAGACCGCCGTGACGGAGCTCGGCCTGCCCGACGAGTTCATCGACCACGCCACCCGCGGCCAGATCATGTTCGACATCGGGCTGACGGCACCGCAGATCGCCGGCGACATCGCCGCGATGTTCGCCGGCAGCAAGGTGCCGCATGTCGGCCCGCCGAAGAAGTCAGAGGGCTAGGCCCTAGCCCCGTCCGACCCGGTAGCGCAGCTCGATCGCGCCGCCGGGGAACGGCGTCGTGCCCGTTGCGGTGAGCGCCGTGGTGCTGGCCAACGGCAGCAGCGGCCGGCCCGCGCCGAGCGCGATGGGCATGATCGTGACCAGCAGCTCGTCGAGCAGGCCGGCATCGGCGAACTGGGCCGCGACGTTGCCGCCGCCGATCACCCAGACCTGCTTGTCGCCCGCCGCCGCAACCGCCGCAGCGTGCACCTCGGCGATGGGGCCCTGGGCGAAGCGGATGTCGGCCCCGTCGATCCCGGGCATCTCGCGGTGCGTGAGCACCCAGGCTGGCATCGTGTAGCCCCAGCCTGAGGCGTCGTCGAGCAGGAACTGGTACGTGTCCGCACCCATCACGACCGCCCCGATGCCCGCCAGGAAGCGCTCGTAG carries:
- a CDS encoding DedA family protein encodes the protein MQPTLLGIDFLDADWLVHWFGPFILLGVAAVVFAETGLIVLSFLPGDSLLFTVGLLTATGFVQFPIWVTASVIFVAAFAGDQLAYYLGRKAGPAIFKREQSRFFNPANVERTNAFFDKHGGKAIILARFLPVFRAFVPVAAGVGRMPYRTFITFNLIGAFLWGVGLTLVGFFLGQIEFVARYSEFFIIGIILISGIPILLELGKAARATLAKRRSSAAAAPAEPAADELAAR
- the dxs gene encoding 1-deoxy-D-xylulose-5-phosphate synthase, with the protein product MSLLETIKGPRDLDALSKDQLVQLAAEVREFLVQNVAKTGGHLGPNLGVVEMTIAMHRVFDSPRDAMVFDTGHQSYVHKLLTGRQDFSTLRQRGGLAGYPQRSESEHDIVESSHASSSLSWADGISRAFSMTGQNDRHVIAVVGDGALTGGMTWEALNNITDDNARRLIIIVNDNGRSYAPTIGGMARFLNTVRTRKSYRELYMSSRKAFDKMGGPGRAVYRGVRGGLHGFLSRFSNNEALYSNLDIKYIGPVHGHDLVAMEEALRQAKGYGAPVIVHTITDKGRGYEPARQDAADQFHAVGQIDPETGESLDSSSVASWTSVFADEMVRLAAVNERLVGITAAMLRPTGLHRMAERFPERVLDVGIAEQHAATSAAGLAFGGMHPVVAVYATFINRAFDQVLMDVALHKAGVTFVLDRAGVTGPDGPSHHGMWDLAILQVVPGIRLAAPRDATRLREELAEAVAVDDGPTVLRFPKGSVGVEFEAERRTEDGVDVLRESATSDVLLVAVGPMASVALEVADLLAEQGIGATVIDPRWVVPVPRSVIELSRGHRLVVSIEDGIKVGGIGTRIRQDLRGAGVETAVTELGLPDEFIDHATRGQIMFDIGLTAPQIAGDIAAMFAGSKVPHVGPPKKSEG
- a CDS encoding dihydrofolate reductase family protein: MTTQYYVACSLDGFIADRDNSIDWLLQFGFEEFGAHYERFLAGIGAVVMGADTYQFLLDDASGWGYTMPAWVLTHREMPGIDGADIRFAQGPIAEVHAAAVAAAGDKQVWVIGGGNVAAQFADAGLLDELLVTIMPIALGAGRPLLPLASTTALTATGTTPFPGGAIELRYRVGRG